GGTCGAGCCGTTCGGCCATCGCCAGTTCGTTCTCGAACGGGTCGCCCGGTTTGAGCGACCCGCTCTCGATGGCAGCGGTGAGCTGCTGGGCGAGTTGGTAGTACAACGGGACTGGGCTCGCCCGATCGATGACCACCGGCACTGTCTCAGCCATGGGCCGATCATAGACAGCAAATGTCGTTCGGAAGTAAAAATGTCATTACATTGCAGGATCACCCGTCCGGTCCCCCGAGAAGGGCATTCGTCGTGACCTCGTCCGCACCCGACCTGCTGGCCATCGGCCGGCTCGGCGTCGACCTGTACCCGCTCACCAGCGGCGTCGGCCTGGAGGAGGTCGACACGTTCGGCAAGTTCCTGGGTGGCAGCGCGGCCAACGTCGCGGTCGCCGCCGCGCGGTACGGACGCACCTGCGCGCTCATCTCCCGGACCGGAGACGACCCGTTCGGTCGTTACCTGATCAGGCAATTGGAGGAGTTCGGGGTCGACCCCGCCGCCGTGACGCCGACCCCGGAACTGAAGACACCGATCACCTTCTGTGAGCTCTTTCCGCCCGACGACTTCCCGCTCTACTTCTATCGCGAGCCGATCGCACCCGACCTCACCATCGATCCCGCGCAGATACCGGTCGAGCAGGTGCGGGACGCCCGCGTGTACTGGTCGACGGTCACCGGCCTGTCCCGCGAACCCTCGCGCGAAGCGCACTTCTACGCCTGGGGTGTTCGAGAGCGGCGCCCGCTCACCGTGCTCGATCTCGACTGGCGACCGATGTTCTGGCCGTCGCCGGACGGCGCCCGCGCGATCGTCGGTGAGGCACTCGCGCAGGTCACGGTCGCCGTCGGCAACCAGGACGAGTGCGAGATCGCGGTGGGTGAGACCGATCCGACCAGAGCTGCCCGAGCTCTGCTGGATCGTGGGATCGAGCTGGCGATCGTGAAACAGGGTCCGCGTGGGGTGCTGGCGATGACCGCCGGCGAATGCGTGGAGGTGCCGCCGTTGCCGGTCGACGTCGTCAATGGCCTCGGTGCGGGTGACGCGTTCGGTGGGGCGATCGTCCATGGGCTTGTGTCCGGCTGGGATCTGGAACGGATGCTGCGTTTCGCGAACGCCGCCGGCGCGATCGTCGCCGGTCGGCTCGAGTGCTCGTCCGCCATGCCGAACACTGCCCAGGTCGAGGCTGCGCTGGCAGCGGGCGCCGTGCGTCTGGAGGGATGATGAGACTGTCCGACACCGAAATTCACCAACTGACCCGCCGACGGATCAGCGACCCGGACGCGATCGCATCTGCCTGGGCGACGCGTGGGCGCCGCAAAGGCCCGGACAGTCGGCTCCTCATCGTCGCCGCCGACCACCCGGCCCGTGGCGCGCTCGGGGTGCGCGACAACAACGACGCGATGGCGTCCCGACCTGAACTGCTGGGCCGGCTGGTGACGGCGCTGGCCAACCCGCGTGTCGACGGCGTGCTCGCCACGGCCGACGTGCTGGAGGACCTCCTGTTGCTCGGAGCGCTGGACGACAAGCTGGTGATCGGGTCGATGAACCGCGGCGGCTTGCAGGGGGCCGGCTTCGAGTTCGATGATCGGTTCACCGGGTACACGGCGGCGCAGATCGACGATTTCGGACTGGACGGCGGAAAGACACTTGCTCGAATCTGCTTGCAGGACAGCGGAACCGTCGCCACTCTCCAGGCGACAGCACGTGCTGTCGACGAGCTGGCAACCCGCCGCAAGATCGCGATGATCGAACCGTTCTGGTCAGAGTTCGGCACCGACGGCCGTGCCCGCAATATCCTCACCGCCGACGCGACCATCCGGTCGATGCACGTGGCGTCCGGGCTCGGCGCCACCAGCGCGTACACCTGGCTGAAGGTGCCGATCGTGCCCGAGATGCACCGCGTTCTGGAGGCCACCACGCTTCCGACCCTGCTCCTCGGCGGCGACCCGACGACCGACTCGGACGAGACGTACGCGAGCTGGGAGGACGCGCTCAGCGCTCCGTCCGCGGCCGGGCTGGTGATCGGTCGCGCGTTGCTCTTCCCGCCGGACGACGACGTCGCCGCGGCCGTCGACGTCGCGGCTCGCCTCGTCCACGGCACCGAACCTTCATCGAGTGGCCGGGTTACGGACGAGTGGCCGGGTTATACCCCGGCCACTGGTTCACAGCCCGGCCACTCGGCGAAAGGGACTGAATCATGAATTGGCACAGGCCTGCCGGGTCGATCAGCGACGAGCAGTACGACGTCGTGGTGCGACCGGGTAGTGACGACTGGCGGCACACCGGGCTGCTGGTGGCGACGCTCGGTGCCGGCGAGTCACGCACGCTCCAGACCGGCGACGACGAGTACATCGTGGTTCCGCTGTCCGGCCTCGGTGTCGATGTGTCCTGCGACCCGGATCAGGTCCGGCTGATGGGGCGAGCCGACGTGTTCGAAGGTCCGAGCGATGTGGCGTACGTGCCGCGCGGCCGAACTCTCACCGTCACCGCGTCCGAGCCGAGTCGGGTGGCGCTGTGTTTCGCGCCCGCGTCGTCCGATCAACCGTTCGCTGTCGTCGACAAGGACGCCGTGCCGGTCGAGCTTCGCGGCGCCGGCAACTGTTCTCGGCAAGTGCACAACTTCGGCACTCCCGCTGCGCTGCACGCGGATTCGATCATCTGTTGCGAGGTGCTGACGCCGTCGGGCAACTGGAGTTCGTACCCGCCGCACAAGCATGACGAGGAACGCCCCGGCGTCGAGACCGAACTCGAGGAGATCTACTACTTCGAGTCCCGTATCGCCACGGGTGGCCCGGCCGAGGCCGAACCGCACGGCTACCAGGCGGTGCACGGCACGGCCGATCGTCCGATCGAGGTCAACGCCCGCGTCGTCTCCGGCGATGTCGTGCTGGTGCCGCACGGCTGGCACGGGCCGTCGATGGCCCCGCCCGGGTACGACCTGTACTACCTGAACGTGATGGCCGGACCCGGCGACGAACGGGCGTGGCGCATCTGCGACGACCCGGCGCACACCTGGGTCCGCGACACCTGGACCGACCACCCGATGGACCCCCGACTTCCCTTCACCGGACCGACACACGAGGAAACGCCATGAGCACGCCCACCCGGATCACCCACCTCATCGGCCACCAGGAGTTCGACGGTTCCGCCGAGCGCACCAGCGAGGTATACAACCCCGCCACCGGGCGGGTCACCGGAACGCTCGACCTCGCGTCCGCCGAAGTGGTCGACCGCGTGGTCCAGCACGCCGCCACAGCTGCGAAGCAGTGGGGATCGACCTCGCTCGCGAAGCGAACGCCGGTGTTGTTCAAGTTCCGCCAGCTGCTGGAGGAGAACAAGGAGCGGATCGCCGAAATCATCACCTCGGAGCACGGCAAGGTCACCTCGGACGCCCTCGGTGAAGTGACCCGCGGCCTGGAGGTCGCCGAGTTCGCCTGCGGCATCCCGCAATTGCTCAAGGGCGGGTACTCCGAGAACGTGTCGACCGGGGTGGACGCCTACTCGATCCTGCAGCCCCTCGGCGTGGTCGCCGTCATTTCGCCGTTCAACTTCCCGGCGATGGTGCCGCTGTGGTTCGTGCCGATCGCGGTCGCGTGCGGCAATGCCGTGGTGATCAAGCCGTCCGAGAAGGACCCGTCCGCCGTCGTCGAGGTCGCGAAGCTCTGGAAGGAAGCCGGCCTGCCGGACGGCGTCATGAACGTCGTCCACGGTGACAAGGAGGCTGTCGACGCGCTGCTCGATCACCCCACCGTGAAGGCCGTCTCGTTCGTCGGTTCGACCCCGATCGCGAAGTACGTCTACGAGCGCGGCGTGGCGACCGGCAAGCGGGTTCAGGCTCTCGGCGGTGCGAAGAACCACATGCTGGTGCTGCCCGACGCCGACCTCGACCTCGCTGCCGACGCGGCCGTGAACGCGGGGTTCGGTTCCGCCGGTGAACGGTGCATGGCGATCTCCGTGGTCGTCGCGGTCGACTCGATCGCCGACGAGTTGATCGAGCGGATCAAGAGCCGGATGGCCGGACTGAAGACCGGTGACGGTTCGACCGGCTGCGACATGGGTCCGGTCGTCACCGCGCAGGCCCGCGACCGGATCACCGACTACATCCAGGCCGGCCTGGACGCCGGTGCCCGCCTGGTCGTCGACGGTCGCGACGGGGAGTTTCACGGCCCGGACGAGGGCTTCTTCGTCGGACCGACGTTGTTCGACGAAGTCGGCACGGACATGTCGATCTACACCGACGAGATCTTCGGACCAGTGCTGTCGGTCGTCCGGGTGCAGAGCTACGACGAGGGTCTCGACCTCATCAACTCATCCGAATACGGAAACGGCACAGCCATTTTCACCAACGACGGCGGTGCTGCTCGCCGCTTCCAGAACGAGGTCGAGGTCGGTATGGTCGGCATCAATGTGCCTATTCCGGTGCCGGTGTCGTACTACTCGTTCGGTGGTTGGAAGTCGTCGCTGTTCGGCGACAGTCACGCGTACGGCGTCGAGGGCGTTCACTTCTTCACCCGCACCAAGGCCGTCACCTCTCGCTGGCTCGACCCCTCGCACGGTGGTCTCAACCTCGGGTTCCCGCAGAACGACTGACCGGAGTCAGGGCTTCTGAGGCGTCGCGGGAAACCCCCGTGAGCGAATATCGGGTGCGTTCAGCACCTACTCGACCTGGCTTGCGACGTGGTGGTCGCGGTAACTCGGCATGCCGGCTTCACTCTCGGCGTGCCACATCGCGTGGCCGACAGCGCGGGTGACGCAATCCCCGGCCGCTGTGAGCAGGGCGTGAAAACCCATGCCGTCCGGCGCTTCTCGGGTCATCGTCGACACCGCGAACACGGTGTCGCCGTCGAACATCGTGTGCACGGGATTGATCGCCCGCGCCATGCCATCGTGGGCGATGCCGGCGAGTTTCTGACACTGCGCCTTTGTCAAAGTGGCGTCGGTCGCCACCACGGCGAGCGTGGTCGCGGTGCCGACGGCCGGTGTCTGCGGCGGTGGGTCGTTCGGATGCACCGGTACCTGCGCGAACTCGTCCGGCAGGCCCTGCCGCGCCGCGTACAACTCGCCGGTGGCTGGGGCGACCGTGCTGCCGACGGCGTTGACGACAACCAGGCAGCCGACGGTCGTCCCGTCGTCCAGCACCACGCTCGCCGAACCGATGCCACCCTTCAAACCGCCAGCACGCGCTCCTGCTCCGGCGCCGACCGCGCCCTGCTCGACCCCCGAATCACTCGCGGCGGCAAGGGCATCCGCGCCGAAGGACGCGTCCGGCCGGGCGTTCGAGTCACCGCCGCGACCCAGGTCGAAGATGACCGCAGCGGGCACGATCGGCACCGGCACCTGTCGTCCGGCTGCTTCCACCGGCAGGCCGATGCCTTCGGCGGCGAGCGACTGCATGACACCGTCTGCAGCGGCGAGGCCGAACGCGCTGCCACCGGTGAGGACAATGGCGTGCACCCGCTCGACCATGTTCCGCGGGTCGAGCAGATCGGTCTCGCGGGTACCCGGTCCCCCACCGCGGACGTCCACGCCGCCGACGGCTCCGTCGTCGGGCATACGGACCACCGTCGTCCCGGTCAACCATCCGTCAGCGCGCCGGGTGGCATGGCCCACCCGAATGCCGTGGACGTCGGTGAGCGAGTTCGTGGTTCCGGGGCGCATGGATCCAACCGTGGCATATCCGGATGCGCCGCGACCGTCGCGGGAGGATGCTTGGCGACATGGACATCGACCTCCCACCTGGCCTCACCAGCCGCCCCCTCGTCCCCGGCGATCTGGACGCTGTCTTCGTGGTCTTTTCGGAGGCCGAGTTAGCCGACACGGGGAAGCCCGGCATCGAGGTCGAGGACATCGAGGGCGACTGGGCCAGGACGAACTTCGATCTGTCGTCGCAGAGCGTCGGCGTCTTCGAGGGCGAGCGCCTGGTCGGGACAGCAGAGGTGGCCGACGGCCGTAGAGCCGATG
This is a stretch of genomic DNA from Yimella lutea. It encodes these proteins:
- the iolC gene encoding 5-dehydro-2-deoxygluconokinase → MTSSAPDLLAIGRLGVDLYPLTSGVGLEEVDTFGKFLGGSAANVAVAAARYGRTCALISRTGDDPFGRYLIRQLEEFGVDPAAVTPTPELKTPITFCELFPPDDFPLYFYREPIAPDLTIDPAQIPVEQVRDARVYWSTVTGLSREPSREAHFYAWGVRERRPLTVLDLDWRPMFWPSPDGARAIVGEALAQVTVAVGNQDECEIAVGETDPTRAARALLDRGIELAIVKQGPRGVLAMTAGECVEVPPLPVDVVNGLGAGDAFGGAIVHGLVSGWDLERMLRFANAAGAIVAGRLECSSAMPNTAQVEAALAAGAVRLEG
- a CDS encoding Cgl0159 family (beta/alpha)8-fold protein; the encoded protein is MMRLSDTEIHQLTRRRISDPDAIASAWATRGRRKGPDSRLLIVAADHPARGALGVRDNNDAMASRPELLGRLVTALANPRVDGVLATADVLEDLLLLGALDDKLVIGSMNRGGLQGAGFEFDDRFTGYTAAQIDDFGLDGGKTLARICLQDSGTVATLQATARAVDELATRRKIAMIEPFWSEFGTDGRARNILTADATIRSMHVASGLGATSAYTWLKVPIVPEMHRVLEATTLPTLLLGGDPTTDSDETYASWEDALSAPSAAGLVIGRALLFPPDDDVAAAVDVAARLVHGTEPSSSGRVTDEWPGYTPATGSQPGHSAKGTES
- the iolB gene encoding 5-deoxy-glucuronate isomerase; protein product: MMNWHRPAGSISDEQYDVVVRPGSDDWRHTGLLVATLGAGESRTLQTGDDEYIVVPLSGLGVDVSCDPDQVRLMGRADVFEGPSDVAYVPRGRTLTVTASEPSRVALCFAPASSDQPFAVVDKDAVPVELRGAGNCSRQVHNFGTPAALHADSIICCEVLTPSGNWSSYPPHKHDEERPGVETELEEIYYFESRIATGGPAEAEPHGYQAVHGTADRPIEVNARVVSGDVVLVPHGWHGPSMAPPGYDLYYLNVMAGPGDERAWRICDDPAHTWVRDTWTDHPMDPRLPFTGPTHEETP
- a CDS encoding CoA-acylating methylmalonate-semialdehyde dehydrogenase; its protein translation is MSTPTRITHLIGHQEFDGSAERTSEVYNPATGRVTGTLDLASAEVVDRVVQHAATAAKQWGSTSLAKRTPVLFKFRQLLEENKERIAEIITSEHGKVTSDALGEVTRGLEVAEFACGIPQLLKGGYSENVSTGVDAYSILQPLGVVAVISPFNFPAMVPLWFVPIAVACGNAVVIKPSEKDPSAVVEVAKLWKEAGLPDGVMNVVHGDKEAVDALLDHPTVKAVSFVGSTPIAKYVYERGVATGKRVQALGGAKNHMLVLPDADLDLAADAAVNAGFGSAGERCMAISVVVAVDSIADELIERIKSRMAGLKTGDGSTGCDMGPVVTAQARDRITDYIQAGLDAGARLVVDGRDGEFHGPDEGFFVGPTLFDEVGTDMSIYTDEIFGPVLSVVRVQSYDEGLDLINSSEYGNGTAIFTNDGGAARRFQNEVEVGMVGINVPIPVPVSYYSFGGWKSSLFGDSHAYGVEGVHFFTRTKAVTSRWLDPSHGGLNLGFPQND
- a CDS encoding P1 family peptidase yields the protein MRPGTTNSLTDVHGIRVGHATRRADGWLTGTTVVRMPDDGAVGGVDVRGGGPGTRETDLLDPRNMVERVHAIVLTGGSAFGLAAADGVMQSLAAEGIGLPVEAAGRQVPVPIVPAAVIFDLGRGGDSNARPDASFGADALAAASDSGVEQGAVGAGAGARAGGLKGGIGSASVVLDDGTTVGCLVVVNAVGSTVAPATGELYAARQGLPDEFAQVPVHPNDPPPQTPAVGTATTLAVVATDATLTKAQCQKLAGIAHDGMARAINPVHTMFDGDTVFAVSTMTREAPDGMGFHALLTAAGDCVTRAVGHAMWHAESEAGMPSYRDHHVASQVE